Proteins from one Brevibacillus humidisoli genomic window:
- a CDS encoding NADPH:quinone oxidoreductase family protein, producing the protein MFITYQTAYYALHRRATVQSGDVLLVHAGSGGVGSAAIQLGRAAGARVIATAGGPEKVRICKDLGADVAIDYLAENFVDIVNDVTKGRGADIIFDPVGGDTFDRSRKCIAFEGRLLVIGFAGGRIADAPANHALVKNYSVVGVHWGLFRRLMPERIIEAHRRLMELNKQGAIRPIVCKEFPFEALPQAMELLATRKTWGKLVIKP; encoded by the coding sequence ATGTTTATCACGTACCAGACCGCCTACTATGCACTCCATCGACGGGCAACGGTCCAATCGGGTGACGTGCTGCTGGTTCATGCCGGATCTGGAGGTGTGGGCTCCGCGGCCATTCAACTGGGGCGCGCAGCGGGAGCCCGTGTCATCGCAACCGCGGGGGGACCGGAAAAAGTGCGAATATGCAAGGACCTGGGAGCCGATGTTGCGATTGATTATCTGGCTGAAAACTTTGTAGATATCGTAAATGATGTGACAAAGGGGCGAGGTGCGGATATCATATTTGACCCGGTTGGCGGTGACACGTTTGATCGCTCCCGAAAATGCATCGCCTTTGAAGGACGGCTCCTGGTGATCGGTTTCGCTGGCGGGAGGATCGCGGATGCCCCTGCGAACCATGCATTGGTAAAGAACTATTCCGTTGTCGGCGTACACTGGGGGTTGTTCCGACGTCTGATGCCTGAGCGGATCATCGAAGCACATCGTCGCCTGATGGAACTAAATAAACAAGGAGCGATTCGTCCCATCGTATGTAAGGAATTCCCGTTTGAAGCGTTGCCGCAGGCCATGGAACTGTTGGCCACAAGGAAAACCTGGGGAAAACTGGTGATCAAACCGTAG
- a CDS encoding SDR family NAD(P)-dependent oxidoreductase, whose amino-acid sequence MRFANRVVIVTGAGSGIGRATAVEFAREGAKVIAADVDVESGKQTVMSIKNEGGESSFVHVDMSFFESVQQLVTKTKERYGKLDVMFNNAGVSVKQRCNVLELPHEEYHRIVNINQHGIFFGIQAAGNAMKESGGVIINTASIYAFMADRGAFPYHASKAAVVGMTRSAALDLARYNIRVAGIAPGLVDTGIVAEWKDNPDIWRKIERAHMRGKAGQPGEVAKVVTFLASDDASFMNGHVFCVDDGAAAFKR is encoded by the coding sequence ATGCGATTTGCAAATAGAGTAGTCATTGTCACCGGTGCTGGAAGCGGTATCGGCCGTGCAACGGCGGTAGAGTTCGCCAGAGAGGGTGCCAAGGTGATTGCCGCAGATGTAGATGTAGAATCGGGCAAACAGACGGTCATGTCGATCAAAAACGAAGGTGGAGAATCCAGTTTTGTCCACGTCGACATGTCTTTTTTTGAAAGCGTTCAGCAACTTGTAACCAAAACCAAAGAGAGATACGGAAAGCTGGACGTTATGTTTAACAATGCCGGCGTTTCCGTGAAACAGCGCTGCAATGTGCTGGAACTTCCGCACGAAGAGTATCATCGTATCGTCAACATCAATCAGCATGGCATTTTTTTCGGCATCCAGGCAGCCGGCAATGCGATGAAAGAATCGGGTGGGGTGATTATCAATACGGCTTCCATTTACGCATTTATGGCTGACCGCGGTGCTTTCCCTTATCACGCAAGCAAAGCAGCTGTCGTTGGCATGACGAGATCTGCCGCACTCGATCTGGCACGGTATAACATCCGAGTGGCTGGCATTGCGCCAGGGTTGGTGGACACAGGAATTGTTGCGGAATGGAAAGACAACCCGGACATATGGCGAAAAATTGAGCGCGCTCACATGCGAGGAAAAGCAGGCCAACCGGGGGAAGTGGCAAAGGTTGTCACGTTTCTCGCCAGTGACGACGCCTCTTTTATGAACGGACATGTTTTTTGCGTCGACGACGGAGCGGCTGCTTTTAAGCGTTAA
- a CDS encoding ABC transporter substrate-binding protein, protein MKRKWCYLLVLSTLLLLTACGNQTTSGSDDGSSQTREVSIGWSGPQSGGAALYGKNTLDGLQMAIDDINTAGGIKVGTDTVKLKLEALDDKYLPNETATNAHRLRSEHKAAIIFVPHSGGVFALQTFNVQEKFLIAAYTSEPKVTDVNNPLTIRIPPRYDMYPKTFTEEMMKRFGNKVALVPGTHQYAKDWSELFKKTWTDLGGEIVAENPVDYNKESDFAPAVTKALASQPDVLFVGGASQPTALVIKAARDQGFAGGIIAMDQAKVEEIEPILQDPKMLEGFIGINPSSMYPTEGTKKFVERYKKKLGDDKVPTSEVAYHYMAMHVFAKAMELAGTTDDAAAIRAKIDEACKQLSDDSVPVLAKGLSQDGGLIVRPRAITMKDGKYVQIELPVDE, encoded by the coding sequence ATGAAACGAAAGTGGTGTTATCTTCTTGTCTTGTCTACCTTGCTATTGCTGACAGCGTGCGGCAACCAAACCACTTCTGGCAGCGACGACGGCAGCAGCCAAACCAGAGAAGTCAGCATCGGTTGGTCCGGGCCACAGAGCGGTGGTGCCGCACTCTACGGAAAAAACACCTTGGATGGTCTGCAAATGGCCATTGACGATATCAATACGGCGGGTGGCATCAAAGTGGGAACCGATACGGTGAAGCTGAAACTGGAGGCGCTGGATGACAAGTATCTGCCAAACGAAACCGCCACCAATGCACACCGGCTACGATCTGAGCACAAAGCAGCCATTATTTTTGTGCCGCATTCGGGCGGCGTATTTGCCTTGCAAACCTTTAACGTGCAAGAGAAATTTCTGATCGCCGCTTATACAAGCGAACCAAAAGTTACTGATGTAAATAATCCGTTAACCATCCGCATCCCTCCCCGATACGATATGTATCCAAAGACATTCACGGAGGAAATGATGAAACGCTTCGGCAACAAGGTGGCGCTGGTTCCCGGGACCCATCAATATGCAAAAGATTGGAGTGAACTGTTTAAGAAGACATGGACAGATCTTGGCGGGGAAATCGTGGCGGAAAACCCAGTAGACTACAATAAAGAGAGTGACTTTGCCCCTGCCGTTACGAAAGCGCTTGCCAGCCAACCTGATGTCCTATTTGTCGGAGGGGCTTCCCAACCGACGGCACTTGTGATCAAGGCGGCTCGGGATCAGGGCTTTGCCGGTGGAATTATCGCTATGGATCAGGCAAAAGTGGAAGAAATAGAACCGATATTGCAGGATCCGAAAATGTTGGAAGGCTTTATTGGAATAAACCCCTCATCCATGTACCCGACAGAAGGAACCAAAAAATTTGTGGAACGTTACAAAAAGAAGTTGGGTGATGACAAAGTACCTACCTCAGAAGTAGCTTACCATTACATGGCTATGCATGTATTTGCCAAAGCGATGGAACTGGCAGGAACAACGGATGACGCTGCCGCCATTCGCGCAAAAATTGATGAAGCTTGCAAGCAACTGTCGGACGACAGCGTTCCAGTGCTGGCAAAAGGTTTATCCCAAGACGGGGGACTCATCGTTCGGCCAAGAGCGATAACGATGAAAGATGGCAAATACGTGCAAATAGAACTACCCGTCGATGAATGA
- a CDS encoding ABC transporter ATP-binding protein, whose product MLKLTNVSVKYGSFKALHSINLEITEGELVVLLGANGAGKSTIFRTISGLLKPATGDVHFRGKSIGGWSPDRIVRAGIAQCPEGRKLFLEMSVLKNLVLGGYVYRKDRLGHSRSLQHVFQLFPVLYDKREQAVGSLSGGQQQMVAIARALMAKPKLLLLDEPSVGLAPLVVEQMFQTIAEINRSGTSVLLAEQNAYAALQIAHRGYIIENGEIVLEDSSDGLRNHEEVKRAYIGA is encoded by the coding sequence ATGCTCAAACTGACTAATGTTTCAGTGAAGTATGGCAGCTTCAAAGCGCTTCATTCCATAAACCTGGAGATCACAGAGGGAGAACTGGTCGTTTTGCTTGGGGCGAACGGTGCAGGTAAAAGCACGATCTTTCGCACCATCAGCGGTCTTTTGAAGCCAGCGACGGGTGACGTTCATTTTAGGGGAAAATCGATCGGCGGCTGGTCTCCCGACCGGATTGTAAGAGCGGGGATCGCCCAATGCCCTGAAGGCAGAAAACTGTTTCTGGAGATGTCTGTATTAAAGAATCTGGTCTTGGGCGGTTATGTATACCGAAAAGATAGATTGGGTCATTCTCGTTCTCTGCAGCACGTCTTTCAATTGTTTCCGGTTTTATACGACAAAAGGGAACAAGCGGTCGGTTCATTGAGCGGCGGTCAGCAGCAAATGGTTGCGATTGCCCGCGCTTTAATGGCAAAACCGAAACTACTGCTGTTGGATGAGCCGTCTGTAGGGCTTGCTCCACTGGTGGTTGAACAAATGTTTCAAACGATAGCCGAAATCAATCGCAGTGGCACAAGTGTATTGTTGGCGGAGCAGAATGCCTATGCGGCACTGCAGATCGCACACCGCGGTTATATCATCGAGAATGGTGAGATCGTTCTGGAAGATTCCAGCGACGGATTACGCAACCATGAGGAGGTGAAGCGAGCGTACATTGGTGCCTAA
- a CDS encoding ABC transporter ATP-binding protein: MLKAEQVTKRFGGNTAVYAVDFHMNQGEITAIIGPNGAGKTTFFNVISGLYQPTSGRLLLEGEDVTKKPSHQMAKLGVARTFQTTKLFTEATVIDNLMIGHRLRTKSGLWDAVIRTKRYRREEEACREKAWEVLQFVGAADLANRPVASISQEAQKRVAIALALSTEPKLVLLDEPAAGINADETSGLADLIKKMKHAGLTVCMIEHKMQMIMNLADRIMVLNQGTKIAEGTPAEISQNEKVIEAYLGGAQHAQTD; this comes from the coding sequence ATGCTTAAAGCGGAACAAGTAACGAAACGTTTTGGGGGCAATACCGCTGTTTACGCCGTCGATTTTCACATGAATCAAGGGGAAATCACAGCCATTATCGGTCCTAACGGAGCAGGAAAAACGACGTTCTTCAACGTAATCAGCGGCCTCTATCAACCAACTTCCGGTCGCCTGTTGCTTGAAGGAGAGGATGTAACAAAAAAGCCGTCTCATCAAATGGCGAAGTTGGGAGTCGCCCGCACGTTTCAGACCACGAAACTGTTTACGGAGGCAACCGTGATCGACAACCTCATGATCGGTCATCGTCTACGGACCAAAAGCGGGCTTTGGGATGCCGTTATACGGACCAAACGGTATCGCAGAGAGGAAGAGGCATGCAGAGAGAAAGCATGGGAAGTGCTTCAGTTTGTCGGTGCTGCCGATTTGGCGAACCGGCCGGTAGCAAGCATCTCACAAGAAGCACAAAAAAGAGTGGCAATCGCTTTGGCATTGTCCACAGAGCCAAAACTTGTGCTTTTGGATGAACCGGCAGCCGGCATAAACGCGGATGAAACAAGCGGACTTGCCGATCTGATCAAAAAAATGAAACATGCCGGTCTAACCGTTTGCATGATTGAGCACAAGATGCAGATGATTATGAACCTTGCCGACCGCATTATGGTCTTGAACCAGGGGACGAAGATTGCAGAAGGCACACCTGCGGAAATCAGTCAGAATGAAAAGGTGATTGAGGCATACCTGGGAGGGGCTCAGCATGCTCAAACTGACTAA
- a CDS encoding branched-chain amino acid ABC transporter permease yields the protein MRKNRISQRASKLVLPALLLIAAAIPVLISNTYYLDVLARVFIWTIAVSGMNVIVGYTGQLSLAHAGFFGIGAYTFGLLMVKAEMPFLPSLVVAMVATGLIGALVGFISLRLKGHYFAIFSLCVGVILLLLIEKWESLTEGVRGLLGIPVPQIGSLVFSSLTSQYYLILFFLVLTALINKRIVQSLVGRTFMSIRNSEELAVALGINVMRNKILAFVHSTVLAGLAGALYAGYIRFLGPDIAHVEHTFDMLLYLLVGGIGTLWGPLVGTTLVTILMQMLQSWQEYRMMIFGPVLVLLVMFLPYGIIGTCVRLKQRRQTELERRAEHTTAVSSVHEQRLSGGKADA from the coding sequence ATGAGAAAGAATCGCATTTCGCAACGGGCTTCCAAACTGGTTCTCCCAGCGCTGCTGCTGATTGCTGCAGCGATTCCTGTGCTCATTTCCAATACTTACTATCTCGATGTTTTGGCTAGGGTGTTTATTTGGACAATCGCTGTCAGCGGTATGAACGTCATCGTCGGATACACTGGACAGTTGTCACTGGCACATGCCGGATTTTTCGGGATCGGAGCTTATACATTTGGACTCCTGATGGTAAAAGCGGAAATGCCCTTTCTACCTTCACTCGTTGTCGCCATGGTTGCAACAGGACTGATCGGCGCCCTGGTAGGTTTCATCTCTCTCCGTTTAAAGGGGCACTATTTTGCGATTTTTTCCCTCTGTGTCGGAGTGATTCTTCTGCTTTTGATTGAAAAATGGGAGTCGTTAACAGAGGGGGTTCGCGGACTGCTCGGGATTCCCGTTCCGCAAATCGGATCTTTGGTATTTTCCAGCTTGACATCTCAGTATTACCTGATTCTGTTTTTCCTCGTCCTAACGGCGCTGATCAACAAGCGGATTGTCCAATCGCTGGTGGGCAGAACGTTTATGTCGATCCGGAACAGCGAAGAACTGGCGGTGGCCTTGGGAATCAACGTCATGCGCAACAAAATCCTGGCGTTTGTCCATTCAACCGTATTGGCCGGTTTGGCAGGAGCGTTGTACGCAGGGTATATCCGATTCCTTGGACCCGATATCGCGCATGTGGAACACACCTTTGACATGCTGCTCTATCTGTTGGTAGGTGGAATCGGTACACTGTGGGGCCCTTTGGTGGGAACCACTCTTGTGACGATTTTGATGCAAATGCTGCAGTCCTGGCAAGAGTATCGGATGATGATTTTCGGCCCCGTTCTCGTGCTGCTTGTGATGTTTCTCCCATATGGCATCATCGGGACATGCGTCCGACTGAAACAGAGACGGCAAACGGAGTTGGAAAGGAGAGCAGAGCATACAACAGCGGTATCGAGCGTCCATGAGCAAAGGCTTTCGGGAGGGAAAGCGGATGCTTAA
- a CDS encoding branched-chain amino acid ABC transporter permease, with protein sequence MELFFQQMVNGLVVGSIYSLVALGITLIYGIMQLPNFAHGHLYMLGAYLTLSMMSLYGSAYWPAILVSVAVMVVFGMLLERLVFRPLHNAPHINAMIAAVGVMLFLESAARKIWGADYRRLESPYEDVMNLFGLTITQQRAIIILAAIVLMVGLNLFLKRTVIGATIEAMAQNREGAFLVGINANKVSLLTFGIASGLAAAAASLAAPINLVYPSMGAMVNLKAFVIIVLGGMGSIPGAVLGGYILGLAESMSGTYLNSEYKDLIAFVILVLILTLKPTGLFAKEAQ encoded by the coding sequence ATGGAGCTGTTTTTTCAACAGATGGTAAATGGATTGGTGGTCGGAAGCATTTACAGTCTCGTCGCTCTCGGAATCACGTTGATATACGGGATTATGCAGTTGCCTAATTTTGCACATGGGCACCTGTATATGCTAGGGGCCTACTTAACCCTGTCTATGATGAGCTTGTACGGATCTGCTTATTGGCCGGCTATTCTCGTCTCTGTGGCAGTCATGGTGGTCTTCGGCATGCTGCTGGAGCGACTGGTTTTTCGACCGCTGCATAACGCCCCCCACATCAACGCGATGATCGCTGCGGTCGGAGTGATGTTGTTTCTAGAATCGGCCGCCCGCAAAATCTGGGGAGCGGATTACCGCCGCCTTGAATCTCCTTATGAAGATGTCATGAACCTGTTTGGGCTTACGATCACACAACAACGGGCAATCATTATCCTCGCCGCAATCGTACTGATGGTCGGTCTAAACCTGTTCCTGAAAAGAACGGTGATCGGAGCAACCATCGAAGCGATGGCGCAAAACAGGGAAGGGGCATTTCTTGTTGGCATTAATGCAAACAAAGTATCTCTACTGACGTTTGGGATTGCGTCTGGTCTTGCCGCTGCGGCAGCCTCATTGGCAGCACCGATCAACCTTGTCTATCCCTCGATGGGGGCGATGGTGAATCTTAAAGCGTTCGTGATCATTGTCCTGGGAGGGATGGGCAGTATTCCGGGCGCTGTTTTAGGAGGATATATTCTGGGACTGGCGGAAAGCATGTCAGGCACTTATCTCAACAGTGAGTATAAAGACTTAATCGCGTTTGTGATCCTCGTATTGATATTAACATTGAAACCAACCGGATTGTTTGCAAAGGAGGCCCAATAG
- a CDS encoding long-chain-fatty-acid--CoA ligase, protein MSKVTVMNGLSHAKGKSFAGELMSLPEMLDRTAAEMGEQTAITFYHLRLSYKQLQGLTRQVAHALHQIGVRKGDRVGIMLPNCPQYVAAFYGALRRGAIVVQVNPLYAEREIEHVLQDSGAEVLFVFADLYPKVRRMAAAGNLKKAILISLVPSKQELSGDSISWDDFLRLGSPVADETVDPEEDVAVLQYTGGTTGQAKGAMLTHRNLVVNAQQGIAHASEQPLTQGDKILLVIPLFHVYGMSCAMNIGILTGTNVILLPRFDVPEVLETIKEHQPTYFPGVPTMYVALNSHPDADRYGIDAIRVCNSGSAPLPVDLIGSFERKTGANMYEGYGLSEASPSTHANPRDGTKKLGSIGIPLPGTEARIVHLSDGTQTLPIGEAGELVIRGPQVMKGYWNMPQETASAIRDGWLYTGDIAKMDEDGFFYILDRKKDMIIASGYNVYPREVEEVLYSHPGVLEAVVVGVPDAYRGETVKAFLVLKPGQSATPEEIEGFCRQHLAAFKVPRMIEFRDSLPKTAVGKILRRVLVEEAKNKL, encoded by the coding sequence ATGTCGAAGGTAACGGTCATGAACGGTTTGAGTCATGCCAAGGGGAAATCGTTTGCGGGCGAGCTGATGTCACTGCCGGAAATGCTTGATCGAACAGCAGCAGAGATGGGAGAGCAAACCGCGATCACATTCTATCACCTGCGATTGAGTTACAAACAACTGCAAGGGTTGACTCGACAGGTGGCCCATGCGTTGCATCAAATCGGTGTTCGAAAAGGCGACAGGGTGGGAATCATGCTGCCAAACTGCCCGCAGTATGTAGCAGCCTTCTACGGTGCTCTTCGGCGGGGAGCTATCGTCGTGCAAGTAAATCCGTTGTATGCGGAGCGGGAAATCGAGCATGTCCTGCAGGACTCGGGAGCAGAGGTCTTGTTTGTTTTCGCTGATCTGTATCCCAAGGTCCGCCGCATGGCCGCAGCCGGAAATCTAAAAAAAGCGATCCTCATATCGCTCGTTCCCTCCAAACAGGAGCTGTCGGGCGATTCCATCTCGTGGGATGATTTCCTGCGACTGGGCAGCCCTGTAGCGGATGAGACAGTTGATCCAGAGGAAGATGTGGCCGTTCTTCAATATACGGGAGGAACGACGGGACAGGCCAAGGGTGCCATGCTGACGCATCGAAATCTGGTGGTCAATGCCCAGCAGGGGATCGCACACGCAAGTGAACAACCGTTAACGCAGGGAGATAAAATCCTGTTGGTGATTCCGCTGTTTCACGTCTATGGGATGTCTTGCGCGATGAATATAGGCATCCTGACCGGCACGAACGTGATTCTCCTTCCGCGGTTCGATGTGCCTGAGGTGCTGGAGACGATAAAAGAGCATCAACCTACTTATTTTCCTGGAGTGCCCACGATGTACGTCGCCCTCAACTCGCATCCGGACGCCGACCGGTACGGGATTGACGCGATACGCGTTTGCAACAGCGGATCGGCACCGCTGCCGGTAGATCTGATCGGTTCGTTTGAAAGAAAGACAGGCGCCAACATGTATGAAGGGTACGGACTCTCGGAAGCTTCCCCAAGCACGCATGCAAATCCTCGCGACGGTACGAAAAAACTGGGGAGCATCGGTATCCCGCTGCCCGGAACAGAAGCCCGGATTGTCCATCTTTCGGACGGTACGCAAACCCTTCCAATCGGTGAAGCAGGGGAGCTGGTGATTCGCGGACCGCAAGTGATGAAGGGGTATTGGAACATGCCGCAAGAAACGGCCAGCGCCATTCGTGATGGCTGGCTCTATACCGGAGACATTGCCAAAATGGATGAAGATGGCTTCTTTTATATCTTGGATCGCAAAAAAGACATGATTATCGCCAGCGGATATAATGTGTACCCCCGTGAAGTTGAAGAAGTTCTCTACTCGCACCCCGGTGTTCTGGAAGCAGTCGTGGTAGGTGTCCCAGATGCGTACAGGGGAGAAACGGTCAAAGCATTCCTTGTTCTCAAGCCGGGACAAAGCGCGACACCGGAAGAAATAGAAGGATTTTGCCGACAGCATCTCGCTGCTTTTAAAGTGCCGCGGATGATTGAATTTCGTGATTCGCTCCCGAAAACGGCGGTCGGGAAAATCCTGCGGCGGGTCTTGGTGGAGGAAGCAAAGAACAAGCTGTAG
- a CDS encoding SDR family NAD(P)-dependent oxidoreductase has product MHMRVKDRVAIITGSGRGIGAATAIRLAEEGAKVTVTDVEQSTCEETAAEIRKAGGEAIAIPCDITKRQSVEEMVQTTVDTFGRLDILVNNAGITRDNLVHKMTDDDWDAVMNVHLKGSFYAVQAAQRHMVEQRYGKIVNFSSTSALGNRGQLNYATAKAGLQGFTKTLAIELGKFNINVNAVAPGFIETEMTKATADRMGIDFEELKKAAAQRSPLGRTGKPLDIANAVLFLVSEESSFITGQVLYVRGGV; this is encoded by the coding sequence ATGCACATGAGAGTAAAAGATCGGGTAGCGATTATTACCGGCTCCGGACGCGGCATAGGGGCGGCCACAGCCATCAGGCTGGCCGAGGAGGGCGCAAAGGTGACAGTCACAGATGTTGAACAGTCCACATGCGAGGAGACGGCGGCGGAGATCCGCAAAGCAGGCGGGGAAGCGATCGCGATCCCATGTGACATCACCAAACGTCAATCTGTAGAAGAGATGGTCCAAACGACGGTCGATACGTTCGGGCGACTTGACATCCTGGTGAACAATGCCGGCATCACCCGCGATAATCTGGTTCATAAAATGACGGATGACGATTGGGACGCTGTGATGAACGTTCACCTAAAAGGCTCATTCTACGCGGTGCAAGCCGCCCAGCGTCACATGGTCGAACAGCGATACGGAAAAATCGTCAACTTCAGTTCCACGTCTGCCTTAGGAAATCGGGGACAGCTCAATTACGCCACAGCAAAAGCGGGATTGCAGGGTTTTACCAAAACGTTGGCCATCGAACTGGGGAAATTCAATATAAATGTCAATGCTGTAGCTCCTGGATTCATCGAGACCGAGATGACAAAGGCAACCGCAGATAGAATGGGTATCGATTTTGAAGAGTTAAAGAAGGCTGCCGCCCAACGTTCCCCTTTGGGCAGGACGGGAAAACCGCTGGACATAGCCAATGCCGTTTTATTTTTAGTATCCGAAGAGTCAAGTTTTATTACCGGTCAAGTGCTTTATGTCCGCGGCGGCGTTTGA
- a CDS encoding MaoC/PaaZ C-terminal domain-containing protein, which produces MSSKRMQVGDEIGPLVKPAVSNTQLVMYSGASGDYNPIHTVEEFAQQAGLGGVIVHGMLTMAFVGQLLTDTIGNDGDLLTFGARFTGMVRPGDVITCAGRVIEAGVDGEKQVVTCEVWASTQKGDQVVIGQAKYTMPVA; this is translated from the coding sequence ATGAGCAGCAAAAGAATGCAGGTGGGAGACGAGATTGGACCGCTCGTCAAGCCGGCCGTCTCGAATACGCAACTCGTCATGTATTCGGGCGCGTCAGGCGATTACAACCCTATTCACACCGTGGAGGAGTTCGCCCAGCAAGCCGGTCTTGGCGGAGTGATCGTCCATGGAATGTTGACGATGGCGTTTGTAGGGCAACTGCTGACTGATACGATCGGAAACGATGGGGATCTGCTGACATTTGGTGCCCGGTTCACTGGCATGGTAAGACCGGGAGATGTCATCACGTGTGCAGGCCGGGTTATAGAGGCTGGAGTAGACGGGGAGAAGCAGGTTGTAACTTGTGAAGTGTGGGCGTCCACTCAAAAAGGAGATCAGGTAGTGATCGGCCAAGCGAAGTATACCATGCCTGTTGCCTAG
- a CDS encoding MaoC family dehydratase N-terminal domain-containing protein — protein MSLDLFQPFIGVESVPVKNEVEKGAIKKFADAIGDANPLYRDEEYAKASRYGRIIAPPTFSRTFDYGEIPGLRFNREGLIHGEQHFEYRQPIGAGDVLYCSTKLADAYLKEGKLGQMTFLVYEQKGVNESGETVFIARSTVIYRGKGGRS, from the coding sequence ATGAGTTTGGACTTGTTTCAACCTTTTATCGGTGTCGAATCGGTACCGGTGAAAAATGAGGTGGAGAAAGGAGCAATCAAGAAGTTTGCCGATGCGATCGGAGACGCCAACCCGCTGTACCGTGATGAAGAGTACGCAAAGGCAAGCCGGTACGGCAGAATCATCGCACCGCCAACCTTTAGCCGTACGTTTGACTACGGTGAAATACCAGGCCTTCGCTTCAACAGGGAAGGGCTGATCCACGGGGAACAACATTTTGAATATCGGCAGCCAATCGGCGCAGGCGATGTACTCTATTGCTCGACCAAACTGGCGGACGCCTACCTCAAGGAAGGGAAACTGGGGCAGATGACCTTTCTGGTGTATGAGCAAAAAGGAGTGAACGAGTCGGGTGAGACGGTGTTCATAGCAAGATCGACTGTGATTTATCGAGGGAAAGGGGGAAGGTCATGA
- a CDS encoding SDR family oxidoreductase, with protein MRIQELFDLHEKVAIVTGGGRGLGEQIAMGLAEAGAAVVVCSRKKGACDEVAEKIKGLGRQSLSLPCDVTNPDDVERVVEETKRAFGKIDILINNSGTTWGAPVEQYPLEKFNQVLQVNVTGLFLMSQAVGREMVSRQYGRIVNIASVAGLVGGDPRFMNAIAYNASKGAVISFTRDLAMKWARQGVTVNAIAPGFFPTKMSSGLLQQFGEQILERTPMGRYGGETDLKGAALYFASDASAYVTGQVLAVDGGVTAM; from the coding sequence ATGCGTATCCAAGAACTTTTTGATCTTCATGAAAAAGTGGCAATCGTCACCGGAGGCGGACGCGGTCTCGGTGAACAGATCGCGATGGGTCTGGCAGAGGCCGGCGCTGCTGTTGTGGTCTGCTCCCGGAAAAAGGGAGCGTGTGACGAAGTAGCCGAAAAAATCAAAGGATTAGGCCGACAAAGCCTGTCGCTTCCATGTGACGTCACGAATCCGGACGATGTGGAGCGCGTTGTGGAGGAAACAAAACGGGCATTTGGCAAGATTGACATACTGATTAATAATTCCGGGACTACGTGGGGGGCTCCAGTTGAGCAATACCCGTTGGAAAAATTTAATCAAGTGCTGCAAGTAAACGTAACGGGGTTGTTTTTAATGTCGCAGGCGGTGGGGCGGGAAATGGTGTCGCGACAATACGGCCGAATTGTAAACATCGCCTCCGTTGCCGGTCTGGTTGGCGGTGATCCTCGCTTTATGAATGCGATCGCCTACAATGCAAGCAAAGGAGCCGTGATCTCGTTTACCCGCGATTTAGCGATGAAATGGGCGCGACAGGGCGTTACGGTCAATGCAATCGCTCCCGGTTTCTTTCCAACAAAAATGTCATCGGGCCTGCTTCAGCAATTCGGGGAGCAGATCCTGGAACGGACGCCCATGGGACGCTATGGAGGGGAAACCGATTTGAAAGGAGCCGCTTTGTACTTCGCATCTGACGCATCTGCTTATGTAACAGGGCAAGTGCTTGCAGTTGACGGAGGGGTGACGGCGATGTAA